A DNA window from Fragaria vesca subsp. vesca linkage group LG3, FraVesHawaii_1.0, whole genome shotgun sequence contains the following coding sequences:
- the LOC101312136 gene encoding probable E3 ubiquitin-protein ligase RNF217-like — protein MKSAHSPKAGYFIDLSAETLNYYDSDEEVKVLRFKPSDIRFGKRKRTETLNEAPSFACDICVEAKPAHESFGIKNCSHVYCTDCVVKYVDSKLQENIASIGCLVPDCKGSLDPEHCHSILKPEVFEKWGRILCEDMIIGSQKFYCPFKDCSAMLIDDGAEAVRESECPNCKRLFCAQCKVPWHAQLTCSQFKRRSTNDPEKEDIMMEKLAFKKHWRKCPWCGIYVERTGGCTSIRCRCGTYFNFHCGRMGCTYCENSKRRRDSRSIGYFVFLEEYKKNHRDKLFTKDTAKLVYETWRSMSRSEKKPYENTEMKPTVILMKPTVILMKPTKPT, from the exons ATGAAATCCGCCCACAGTCCTAAAGCAGGTTACTTCATCGATCTCTCTGCTGAAACCCTGAACTATTACGATAGTGATGAAGAGGTTAAGGTCCTAAGGTTCAAACCCTCCGATATCCGTTTCGGGAAAAGAAAGAGAACAGAAACCTTAAACGAGGCCCCATCTTTTGCATGTGATATTTGTGTAGAGGCCAAGCCGGCACATGAGTCGTTTGGTATCAAAAACTGCAGCCATGTTTACTGTACTGATTGCGTGGTGAAATACGTGGACTCCAAGCTCCAAGAAAATATAGCAAGCATAGGGTGCCTTGTACCCGATTGCAAAGGTTCACTGGATCCCGAACATTGCCATTCAATTCTGAAACCGGAGGTGTTTGAAAAATGGGGAAGAATTTTATGCGAGGACATGATTATTGGGTCTCAGAAATTTTACTGCCCCTTTAAGGACTGCTCCGCAATGTTGATCGACGATGGGGCAGAGGCAGTGAGGGAATCAGAGTGCCCTAATTGTAAAAGATTGTTTTGTGCGCAGTGTAAGGTTCCTTGGCACGCCCAACTTACTTGTTCTCAGTTTAAGAGGCGGAGTACGAATGATCCTGAAAAGGAGGATATCATGATGGAGAAACTTGCTTTCAAGAAGCACTGGAGGAAGTGCCCATGGTGTGGGATTTATGTGGAAAGAACAGGAGGCTGCACATCAATACGATGCAG GTGCGGAACTTATTTCAACTTTCATTGTGGACGAATGGGTTGTACTTATTGTGAAAATTCCAAAAGGAGGAGGGATAGTCGAAGTATAGGCTACTTCGTATTCTTGGAAGAGTATAAAAAGAATCACCGGGATAAACTTTTTACTAAAGATACTGCTAAACTTGTTTATGAAACATGGAGATCAATGTCTCGTTCTGAAAAGAAACCTTATGAGAACACAGAGATGAAGCCGACTGTGATTTTGATGAAGCCGACTGTGATTTTGATGAAGCCAACCAAGCCAACATAA